In Fusarium falciforme chromosome 9, complete sequence, the following are encoded in one genomic region:
- a CDS encoding PKS-ER domain-containing protein, whose amino-acid sequence MKALVLTTSTRSASVEDLPRPIPQIGDVLIRVKAIALNPVDQLYVSTPIAAQEKRVIGTDFAGVVVEASPELGGSSDPRAKPGTRVAGFLQGACSVNDRPGAFAEYITAPYDLIWAIPPGMSLEEASTVSMCSLTAAQGLYARLGLPNPFSGSQTEKDTAKPINVFIYGSSTSVGLYAAQLVHLSASASGTKIQLIGAASKSKHSFLRQEPYSYDVLVDYRAADWVEQVKAATGGNGVDFALDCISEGQTVYGTHETLATGAKFAVFRGPVGGRYDPSKLRIKPIYGAVWEGLGVEVGYNDTVLPASQEALEFARQYYGFLSVGTPLGRSRIEPNPVRIMPGGFERVVPDGFALLGSGSVSQRSNVNGGEGHMRPISAEKLVYQV is encoded by the exons ATGAAGGCTCTTGTATTAACCACCAGTACCCGGAGCGCATCCGTTGAAGACCTGCCCCGCCCCATTCCACAAATCGGAGACGTTCTTATCAGGGTGAAAGCGATAGCACTCAACCCAGTCGACCAACTCTACGTCTCAACGCCCATTGCTGCCCAAGAGAAGCGGGTTATAGGAACCGACTTTGCCGGCGTGGTCGTTGAAGCTAGCCCGGAACTTGGTGGATCTTCGGACCCTCGAGCCAAGCCAGGAACGCGCGTTGCTGGGTTTCTCCAAGGAG CTTGTTCTGTAAATGATCGCCCGGGAGCTTTTGCCGAGTACATCACCGCCCCTTACGACCTAATCTGGGCGATCCCTCCCGGGATGTCCTTGGAAGAGGCATCAACTGTTAGTATGTGCAGCCTGACTGCCGCCCAAGGTCTCTATGCTCGCCTCGGACTGCCGAACCCTTTCTCTGGCTCGCAAACAGAAAAGGACACTGCCAAGCCGATTAATGTCTTCATCTATGGCTCCTCCACATCTGTGGGCCTCTACGCCGCGCAACTCGTCCACCTTTCGGCGTCGGCATCTGGGACCAAAATCCAGCTCATCGGTGCGGCGAGTAAGTCCAAGCACAGCTTTTTACGACAAGAACCCTACAGCTACGATGTTCTTGTCGACTACCGCGCTGCCGACTGGGTTGAACAAGTCAAGGCCGCAACGGGGGGAAACGGTGTTGACTTTGCCTTGGATTGCATTTCGGAGGGACAGACCGTTTATGGAACCCACGAAACGTTGGCCACTGGGGCCAAATTTGCTGTATTTCGTGGCCCAGTTGGTGGGCGATACGACCCATCCAAGCTGAGGATCAAGCCAATCTATGGTGCCGTCTGGGAAGGACTGGGAGTTGAGGTCGGGTATAACG ATACAGTACTCCCAGCGAGCCAGGAGGCCCTTGAGTTTGCCCGACAGTACTATGGCTTTCTCAGTGTTGGGACGCCTTTAGGACGGTCGAGAATCGAGCCAAATCCTGTGAGGATTATGCCTGGCGGCTTTGAGAGAGTTGTTCCAGACGGATTTGCTCTACTGGGGTCTGGGTCGGTGTCGCAAAGGTCAAACGTCAATGGCGGCGAGGGACATATGCGTCCGATCAGTGCTGAGAAGCTGGTCTACCAGGTGTGA
- a CDS encoding 3Beta-HSD domain-containing protein, with the protein MSSPASKSVLVTGATGFVASHLILQLLSRNYNVRATIRDSSKESAVRQDLNAAGANNIAKLAFFVADLTKDEGWEAAMDGCDYVHHVASPFPSQAPKDENELLIPAKEGTLRVLQMAARANVKRVVFTSSFAAIGYGKQHKDRFDERDWSDPEGLPVYHKSKLFAERAAWDFVNQQQDSRLELVVLNPVGIFGPVLGQKVSSSIGLIKTMLEGGMAACPRIYFNLVDVRDLADIVVIVGH; encoded by the exons ATGTCGTCTCCAGCATCGAAATCTGTCCTCGTCACAGGGGCGACCGGATTTGTCGCCTCACACCTCAttcttcagcttctctcCCGCAACTATAATGTTCGCGCAACAATTCGCGACTCATCAAAAGAATCGGCTGTTCGCCAGGATCTCAACGCTGCAGGAGCCAACAACATCGCCAAACTCGCCTTCTTCGTGGCAGATCTGACTAAAGACGAAGGCTGGGAAGCTGCtatggatggatgcgacTATGTTCATCATGTTGCGTCACCCTTTCCAAGTCAAGCGCCCAAGGATGAAAATGAGCTGTTGATACCGGCGAAAGAGGGGACGCTCAGGGTTCTCCAGATGGCGGCGCGTGCCAATGTGAAGCGGGTGGTATTTACCTCATCCTTTGCAGCAATTGGCTACGGAAAACAACACAAGGATAGGTTTGATGAAAGGGATTGGTCAGACCCAGAAGGTCTTCCGGTCTACCACAAGAGCAAACTCTTTGCTGAACGTGCAGCTTGGGACTTTGTGAATCAGCAGCAAGACTCGAGGCTCGAACTTGTCGTTCTCAACCCTGTGGGCATTTTTGGCCCTGTGCTGGGCCAAAAAGTCTCTTCAAGCATTGGTCTCATCAAGACAATGCTTGAGGGAGGAATGGCGGCTTGTCCCCGCATCTACTTCAACCTCGTGGACGTGCGCGATCTGGCAGACAT AGTTGTCATTGTTGGGCATTGA
- a CDS encoding NmrA domain-containing protein yields MSRALLITGATGKQGGSVIRALLAANADFDILAVTRDSSSPSAKKLVEKSPRISLVQGNLDDAEGIFDTAKAASKVPIWGVFSVQTPAMNKTGPIIEERQGKALVDAAINHGVQHFVYSSVDRSGAKSFENATNIPHFKSKHNIEHHLVQKSKEAALGWTILRPVAFMENFDGGFLGKVFATSWRLVVKSRPLQLIATADIGAFAAKAFMSPREFNGKAISLAGDELTYEQMATLYSKKIQSGVPATWALLARLVLWLSEEMGTMFTFFEKEGYGANIKELREEHPELMTLETWLDKSSFPKKDA; encoded by the exons ATGTCTCGAGCTTTGCTCATCACTGGTGCCACCGGAAAGCAGGGTGGCTCCGTCATTAGAGCCCTACTTGCTGCCAATGCCGATTTCGATATTCTAGCCGTTACGAGAGActcatcatcaccttctGCCAAGAAACTAGTCGAAAAGTCACCTCGAATCAGCCTGGTTCAGGGTAATCTGGATGATGCCGAAGGCATTTTCGACACTGCCAAGGCAGCATCCAAGGTGCCTATATGGGGCGTCTTCAGCGTTCAG ACACCTGCGATGAACAAGACCGGTCCAATTATCGAGGAGCGGCAGGGAAAGGCGCTTGTTGATGCTGCCATAAATCATGGCGTTCAGCATTTTGTCTACTCCTCCGTTGACCGTAGTGGCGCGAAATCCTTTGAAAATGCCACTAATATTCCGCACTTCAAGAGCAAGCACAACATTGAGCACCACCTCGTTCAGAAGTCAAAGGAGGCTGCCCTCGGATGGACTATTCTCCGCCCTGTAGCTTTTATGGAGAACTTCGATGGCGGGTTCCTCGGAAAGGTGTTTGCGACGTCATGGAGGCTGGTCGTCAAGTCGCGCCCCCTTCAGCTCATTGCCACTGCTGACATTGGGGCCTTCGCCGCAAAGGCTTTCATGTCACCGCGCGAATTCAACGGGAAGGCAATTTCTCTCGCCGGAGATGAGTTAACCTACGAACAGATGGCGACGCTGTACTCGAAAAAGATACAGTCAGGTGTGCCGGCTACTTGGGCTCTGTTAGCAAGACTGGTGCTCTGGCTGTCGGAAGAGATGGGTACCATGTTTACATTTTTCGAGAAGGAAGGATATGGAGCGAACATCAAGGAACTCAGGGAGGAGCACCCAGAGCTAATGACTCTTGAAACGTGGCTGGATAAGTCCTCGTTTCCTAAGAAGGATGCTTAG
- a CDS encoding MFS domain-containing protein, translated as MSSIDNKKSPGDINTITVVRGAEAEMTTVTSHDVGHTTESTFSRVSVWLMLIFMSIATASDGYNAAVIGNISLLFDVLYPGALTSTMYSRLSNAFLIGMILGMVAFGYIADQFGRKTGAVMTTIILTVGVIISAAASGKTETGMLWMLVVGRGIAGVGAGGEYPVTGAGAMEATDESSGFRKRRGFVFAIMSEVAASLGYCFGALVPLILLLCVNQRENRYELVWRLAFGLGMVPPLVIFWFRLRIAVSTAFRKSALRKQKQPYLLMVKKYWRRLLAAGWTWFIYNWISIPFGVFSSTVVSRANASESMIKTLGWGVIINSFYLPGPFLGGWLADKIGRRQTMTLGFVLQAVLGFILGGAYDKIQSIFPLFVVMYGIFLTLGEVGPGSTIALISAEPFPTSIRGQCNGLISAFAKVGATAGTEVFAAILTNYKHREEKGNQTVFMIGSAFALLGAVLAWFLLEDVSLNLDDEDEEWKCYLAAHGWEGTWGDNETQDPRRAVQ; from the exons ATGTCGTCGATTGACAACAAAAAGTCCCCTGgggacatcaacaccatcacggtCGTCCGTGGCGCGGAGGCTGAGATGACCACCGTCACAAGCCACGATGTCGGTCACACGACCGAATCCACCTTTAGCAGAGTCTCAGTCTGGCTCATGCTCATCTTCATGTCCATCGCTACAGCCTCAGATGGCTA TAACGCCGCTGTGATTGGCAACATCTCTCTACTCTTTGACGTCCTGTACCCGGGTGCCTTGACCTCAACCATGTACTCTCGCCTATCAAACGCTTTCCTGATTGGCATGATCCTCGGCATGGTCGCCTTTGGCTACATCGCCGACCAGTTTGGCCGCAAGACTGGGGCTGTCATGACAACTATTATCCTGACCGTCGGTGTGATAATCAGTGCAGCCGCAAGCGGCAAAACGGAGACGGGCATGCTGTGGATGCTGGTCGTCGGACGAGGCATCGCCGGAGTTGGTGCCGGCGGCGAGTACCCAGTCACAG GCGCTGGTGCCATGGAGGCCACAGATGAATCAAGCGGATTCCGCAAGCGTCGAGGCTTCGTCTTCGCCATTATGAGCGAGGTCGCAGCCTCGCTGGGCTATTGCTTCGGAGCCCTCGTGCCCCTTATCCTCCTCCTGTGCGTCAATCAGCGCGAGAACCGATACGAACTTGTCTGGCGGTTGGCCTTTGGCCTTGGCATGGTCCCTCCCCTGGTTATCTTCTGGTTCCGTCTCAGGATTGCCGTGTCAACCGCCTTCCGCAAGTCCGCCCTTcggaagcagaagcagccatACTTGCTTATGGTCAAGAAGTATTGGCGTCGACTCCTCGCCGCCGGATGGACTTGGTTCATCTACAACTGGATCTCCATTCCATTCGGTGTCTTCAGCTCAACTGTCGTTTCCAGAGCGAATGCGTCCGAGTCCATGATTAAGACCCTCGGCTGGGGTGTCATAATCAATAGCTTCTATCTCCCTGGCCCGTTCCTTGGTGGATGGCTGGCCGACAAGATCGGCAGGAGGCAGACCATGACTCTGGGATTTGTTCTCCAGGCTGTGCTCGGATTTATTCTTGGAGGAGCCTATGACAAGATTCAGTCCATCTTTCCCCTGTTCGTCGTCATGTACGGCATCTTCCTTACTCTAGGAGAAGTTGGCCCTGGAAG CACCATTGCTCTCATCTCGGCTGAGCCATTCCCAACCTCAATTCGTGGCCAGTGCAACGGTCTGATCTCAGCCTTTGCTAAAGTTGGTGCCACCGCCGGCACAGAG GTCTTTGCCGCCATTCTTACCAACTACAAACACAGAGAGGAGAAAGGAAACCAGACTGTCTTCATGATCGGCTCGGCGTTTGCTCTCCTTGGCGCAGTCCTCGCCTGGTTCCTGCTCGAAGACGTTAGTCTTAACCtagatgatgaagacgaggagtGGAAGTGCTACCTCGCCGCTCACGGTTGGGAGGGGACTTGGGGAGACAATGAGACGCAGGACCCGCGTAGGGCGGTGCAGTAG
- a CDS encoding PepX-C domain-containing protein: MSTSQLPIRVLEDEKIVLSDGTVLSALIWMPKNADASHVPAILEYLPYRKRDGTSFRDALNHPYVAAHGYACVRVDMRGSGDSEGVLLGEYLKQEQDDALEILQWIASQAWCTGSIGMMGISWGGFNGLQVAARRPKELKAVISLCSTDDRYDNDVHYMGGCQLVDNFLWGATMFSIAPTPPDPALVGDKWRDMWMERLETGSPYIEGWHQHQRRDEFWEHASICQDYSAVQCPVYLVGGWHDPYSNSIFRMLEHLECPKKGLVGPWAHKYPNFAVPRPQIGFLQEMLRWWDKWLKGKETGIMDEPMLRCYLEDTTPPQRFYTHRPGRWVAETSWPSGRGSNKVLSLAPGQLLDGALISEQHISFCSPQTVGFAAGRWVPYGFDSDLPGDQRDEAAGSQVFDTEPLTQPLEFLGPIMVRLRIASDKPNAFIAAVVSEVLPDGSATRLTYGVLNLTHREGHVDLKPLEPGHFYDVVVKLNECGQRVGVGSVLRLALSSSYFPTVWPSPEAATLTVDCAASTLELPIRPSCPEDDRLAAFEPPVCSPPLKAKTLRPPGNKNSIAKNLETDEVTISFDADEGLFENEENGWRFGGFTKVTCSVRPDDPLSAQADQNFRQEFGREDLSLAIDGWTKMTATKTDWLINTRMEAWENKDKIFEREHSYKIPRDHM; encoded by the coding sequence ATGTCGACTTCTCAACTCCCAATACGCGTCCTAGAGGATGAAAAAATCGTCCTCTCGGACGGCACTGTCCTCTCGGCCCTGATCTGGATGCCCAAGAATGCAGACGCCAGCCATGTTCCAGCAATCCTCGAGTACTTGCCCTACCGAAAACGAGATGGTACCTCCTTTCGGGACGCCCTCAATCATCCCTACGTCGCCGCCCATGGGTATGCCTGCGTCCGCGTCGACATGCGAGGCTCAGGAGACTCGGAAGGCGTCCTACTCGGCGAGTATCTCAAGCAGGAGCAGGATGACGCCCTGGAGATTCTGCAGTGGATCGCGTCTCAAGCGTGGTGCACTGGGTCTATCGGCATGATGGGCATCTCCTGGGGAGGCTTCAACGGGCTTCAAGTCGCCGCTCGACGTcccaaggagctcaaggcggTCATCTCGCTCTGCTCTACTGATGACCGCTACGACAATGACGTCCACTACATGGGCGGCTGTCAGCTTGTCGACAACTTCCTCTGGGGAGCCACCATGTTCTCCATTGCGCCCACGCCGCCCGATCCAGCCCTCGTCGGCGACAAGTGGCGTGACATGTGGATGGAACGCCTGGAGACGGGCTCGCCTTATATTGAGGGGTGGCACCAGCATCAGAGACGTGACGAGTTCTGGGAGCATGCGTCCATCTGCCAGGACTACAGCGCCGTCCAGTGCCCCGTCTACCTCGTCGGCGGTTGGCACGACCCCTATTCCAACTCCATCTTCCGCATGCTAGAGCACCTCGAGTGTCCCAAGAAGGGCCTAGTTGGGCCCTGGGCGCACAAGTACCCCAACTTTGCAGTGCCCAGGCCGCAGATTGGCTTCCTGCAGGAGATGCTGCGTTGGTGGGATAAGTGGCTCAAGGGTAAGGAGACGGGCATCATGGATGAGCCCATGTTGCGGTGCTATCTGGAAGACACGACGCCGCCGCAGAGATTCTATACCCATCGGCCTGGACGATGGGTTGCTGAGACGAGTTGGCCTAGCGGGAGGGGCTCAAACAAGGTCTTGAGTCTTGCGCCGGGACAGCTGCTTGATGGTGCCTTGATAAGCGAGCAGCACATCTCGTTCTGCTCGCCTCAGACTGTTGGGTTCGCCGCTGGGAGATGGGTTCCCTACGGTTTCGACTCGGACTTGCCTGGTGACCAACGTGACGAGGCTGCTGGCTCCCAGGTGTTTGACACTGAGCCGCTTACCCAGCCTCTGGAGTTCCTTGGTCCCATCATGGTTCGTCTTCGCATCGCTAGCGACAAGCCAAACGCCTTCATCGCAGCCGTCGTCTCCGAGGTGCTGCCAGACGGTTCAGCGACAAGGCTCACCTACGGAGTTTTGAATCTCACCCACCGTGAGGGTCATGTAGACCTGAAGCCTCTCGAGCCAGGCCATTTCTACGACGTAGTCGTCAAGTTGAACGAGTGCGGCCAACGCGTAGGCGTCGGAAGCGTTCTCCGTCTCGCGCTATCGTCGTCATATTTCCCGACCGTATGGCCCTCGCCCGAAGCTGCAACTCTGACGGTTGATTGTGCTGCCAGCACTCTGGAACTTCCAATCCGGCCATCTTGTCCGGAGGATGACCGTTTAGCGGCTTTCGAACCTCCTGTGTGCAGCCCGCcactcaaggccaagacactGCGCCCTCCTGGGAACAAGAACAGCATCGCCAAGAACTTGGAGACAGATGAGGTCACCATTAGCTTTGACGCTGACGAGGGACTGTTTGAGAATGAAGAGAATGGATGGCGCTTTGGGGGCTTTACCAAAGTTACCTGCAGTGTCCGGCCAGATGACCCCCTGTCGGCACAGGCTGACCAGAACTTTCGTCAAGAGTTTGGCCGCGAGGATTTGAGTCTGGCTATCGATGGTTGGACTAAAATGACGGCCACCAAGACGGACTGGCTGATCAACACGCGGATGGAAGCGTGGGagaacaaggacaagatcttTGAGCGGGAACACTCTTACAAGATCCCTCGTGACCACATGTAG
- a CDS encoding MFS domain-containing protein, protein MGAPKLALSVPKDEAGQSWPAITVGAFVAFGGVLFGYDTGTIGGILAMDYWKELFSTGYTDSHGQPDVSPSQSSAIVSILSAGTFFGALCSPFLGDYIGRRWALIASSWVFNFGVILQTAAVSIPLFLAGRFFAGYGVGLISALIPLYQSETAPKWIRGAIVGAYQFSITIGLLLAAVVNNATQGRDDTGSYRIPIAVQFAFSIVLIGGMLVLPETPRYFVMRDRIEQAAQALAKLRRLAPDHPAVLEELNEIKANHDYEKSVSKASYLDCFRGPIAKRQWTGMGLQALQQFTGVNFIFYYGTQYFKNSGMDDSFIVQVITSCVNVGSTIPGLYAIDKWGRRPLLFWGAVGMCVSQFIVAMLGTLTTSQDSAGTTIVHNVAAQKAGIAFICIYIFFFASTWGPIAWVVTGEIFPLQTRAKSLSITTATNWLLNWALAFATPYLVNYGPGNANLQSKIFFIWFGACFICVAFVYFFIYETKGLTLEEVDELYNEVGSARKSVGWEPTVTFLEREVAAGHGPALSLDDEKAQG, encoded by the exons ATGGGCGCCCCAAAGCTCGCTCTGTCAGTGCCCAAAGATGAGGCTGGCCAGTCTTGGCCGGCCATCACCGTGGGAGCCTTTGTCGCCTTCGGTGGCGTTCTCTTTGG ATACGACACCGGTACGATTGGCGGCATTTTAGCCATGGACTACTGGAAGGAGCTCTTCTCGACTGGTTACACCGACTCTCACGGCCAGCCTGATGTTTCTCCCTCCCAGTCGTCCGCTATTGTCTCCATCCTCTCGGCAGGCACATTTTTCGGCGCTCTATGCTCCCCGTTCCTTGGAGACTATATCGGCCGTCGATGGGCGCTTATCGCATCGTCGTGGGTGTTCAACTTTGGTGTCATTCTTCAGACTGCGGCTGTCTCCATCCCTCTCTTCTTGGCTGGTCGGTTCTTTGCTGGGTATGGCGTCGGTCTGATCTCAGCTTTAA TTCCGCTTTATCAATCCGAGACTGCCCCGAAATGGATCAGAGGCGCCATAGTCGGTGCTTACCAGTTCTCCATAACCATCGGGCTTCTCCTGGCCGCCGTGGTCAACAACGCAActcaaggtcgagatgaTACTGGCTCATACCGAATTCCCATTGCCGTCCAATTTGCCTTCTCCATCGTCCTGATTGGCGGGATGTTGGTCCTCCCTGAAACCCCTCGCTACTTCGTCATGCGAGATAGGATCGAACAGGCCGCCCAGGCCCTGGCGAAGCTGAGGAGACTCGCTCCAGACCATCCCGCCGTTCTGGAAGAGCTGAACGAGATCAAAGCAAACCACGACTACGAAAAGAGTGTGAGCAAGGCGAGCTACCTGGACTGCTTCCGCGGCCCGATCGCCAAGAGACAGTGGACAGGCATGGGTCTTCAGGCCCTGCAGCAGTTCACCGGAGTCAACTTTATCTTCTACTACGGCACGCAGTACTTTAAAAACTCTGGCATGGACGACTCCTTTATAGTCCAGGTCATCACCTCGTGCGTCAACGTGGGCTCAACGATCCCAGGGCTCTACGCCATCGATAAGTGGGGACGCCGCCCACTGCTATTCTGGGGCGCGGTAGGCATGTGCGTCTCGCAATTCATCGTCGCCATGCTAGGCACTTTGACTACGTCTCAGGACAGTGCCGGTACTACCATCGTGCACAACGTCGCGGCTCAGAAGGCTGGCATTGCGTTTATCTGCATCTatatcttcttcttcgcgtcGACCTGGGGACCTATCGCTTGGGTTGTGACCGGTGAGATCTTTCCGCTGCAGACACGCGCCAAGAGTCTTTCCATCACAACCGCAACCAAT TGGCTCCTCAACTGGGCTCTCGCATTTGCAACGCCTTACCTCGTCAATTATGGGCCAGGCAATGCAAACCTCCAATCCAAGATCTTTTTCATTTGGTTCGGCGCCTGTTTCATCTGCGTTGCCTTTGTGTACTTCTTTATCTATGAAACCAAGGGGCTCACCTTGGAAGAAGTCGACGAGCTGTACAACGAAGTCGGCAGCGCTCGGAAGAGCGTTGGGTGGGAGCCTACCGTCACCTTTCTAGAGCGTGAGGTTGCCGCTGGCCATGGACCGGCTCTTAGCCTAGACGACGAGAAGGCACAGGGCTAG
- a CDS encoding Zn(2)-C6 fungal-type domain-containing protein has translation MGEYQRKKLNIACDVCRGRRTKCDGQRPKCGFCQLQGSRCVYQAAPQPPPSRLELDIAGMRERLEDIMGLLVSDQRRGKDARSWSLPAASGTASLYSSFQTSPRASSDHEVKYEPEDSEFPIMVLQRRSMMILLGLDPDMGAWLSSMERSTGFLSRRDQTIVPTRMFLLPPESISSTLHAFSERIHVWLPVLSSDFQELFHQCINGRSPSLSDTCLVMLVMALGSFAAADTITPALDQQLGAEYFAEASKLLPEVLLDFSVRSLQCLTFFAVYYMHLIRPCQAHDHILMASARAQNMLKIHSQGSDTKTVEALRRAYWAILLIESELSVQLDLPDSGIWKHEEEVQLPSPNGIWHFSLPGDSAMSSPSSQTFEFSSDTTPVYFLAEIAMRRMLRRCTTSLSKSTEGEFRYAPVIARELELQLDGWYKYLPSSLVFHKQPMALYEVAEVPRAQFLQAQFFACKASISWPAVYQTIRLGFVDEDILPYCTKFFDDYVSFVLAATKSMQTCMINTWTLVAR, from the exons ATGGGGGAGTACCAGAGAAAGAAGCTAAACATTGCTTGCGATGTTTGTCGAGGACGAAGAACGAAATGCGATGGCCAACGACCCAAGTGCGGCTTCTGTCAGCTCCAGGGTAGTCGCTGCGTCTATCAGGCTGCTCCCCAGCCGCCACCATCAAG ACTGGAGCTTGACATTGCTGGCATGCGCGAACGACTGGAGGATATCATGGGCCTCCTCGTGTCGGACCAGCGGCGGGGCAAGGACGCTCGCTCATGGTCTCTCCCTGCAGCCAGCGGAACTGCTTCACTGTATTCGTCATTTCAAACTTCTCCGCGAGCCTCGAGTGACCATGAGGTCAAGTATGAGCCAGAAGATTCCGAATTCCCCATCATGGTTCTTCAGCGGAGAAGCATGAtgatcctccttggcctcgatccGGACATGGGCGCCTGGTTGAGTAGCATGGAGCGATCTACCGGCTTTTTATCAAGGCGAGACCAGACTATTGTTCCTACGCGGATGTTTTTACTGCCCCCAGAGAGCATATCCTCTACCCTCCACGCCTTTTCTGAAAGGATACACGTCTGGCTACCGGTGCTCTCCTCCGATTTTCAAGAATTATTTCATCAGTGCATCAACGGGCGGAGCCCCTCGCTTTCAGACACCTGTCTAGTTATGTTGGTCATGGCTCTCGGGTCATTCGCCGCCGCAGACACAATCACACCAGCCCTTGACCAACAACTTGGTGCTGAGTATTTCGCCGAAGCATCCAAATTGCTTCCCGAAGTTCTCCTTGACTTCAGTGTCAGGAGCCTGCAGTGCCTGACCTTCTTCGCTGTGTATTACATGCACCTCATCCGGCCATGTCAGGCACACGATCATATTCTCATGGCCTCAGCCAGAGCACAGAACATGCTCAAGATCCACTCTCAAGGAAGTGATACGAAGACGGTGGAAGCTTTGCGCCGCGCCTACTGGGCCATACTACTGATAGAAAGCGAGCTGTCTGTCCAGCTTGACCTCCCAGACAGCGGGATCTGGAAACACGAGGAAGAAGTCCAGCTGCCGTCTCCCAACGGGATCTGGCACTTCTCCCTCCCCGGGGATAGCGCCATGTCGTCTCCATCGTCACAGACCTTTGAGTTTAGCTCTGATACCACCCCGGTTTACTTCTTAGCCGAAATAGCTATGCGCAGAATGCTGCGGCGCTGCACAACATCACTCAGCAAATCCACCGAGGGCGAGTTCAGATATGCACCAGTCATAGCCAGAGAGCTAGAGCTACAGCTGGACGGCTGGTACAAGTATCTACCGTCGTCACTTGTGTTTCACAAGCAGCCCATGGCGTTGTACGAGGTAGCTGAAGTTCCTCGTGCCCAATTCTTGCAAGCCCAGTTCTTTGCTTGCAAGGCCTCCATTTCCTGGCCAGCTGTTTATCAAACCATCAGACTGGGTTTTGTGGATGAGGATATTCTGCCGTACTGCACCAAGTTTTTTGACGACTATGTTTCATTTGTCCTGGCTGCTACAAAATCGATGCAGACGTGCATGATAAATACTTGGACCTTGGTCGCGAGGTAA